From Curtobacterium sp. SGAir0471, the proteins below share one genomic window:
- a CDS encoding diacylglycerol/lipid kinase family protein, with protein sequence MSTPSETAPAGQDALPTEQKTAAVVYNPVKVHLETLKSTVAKHEQEAGWAETLWFETSEEDPGGGMAKAALEAGADVVAAAGGDGTVRAVAEVVHGSPAALALLPSGTGNLLARNIPSPIDDLTASVRTIFRGEDRPIDFGQLEVEREGGEREQFGFVVMAGLGLDARMLANTNDDLKKKVGWLAYVDSLFRSVRDADAFEFRYRLDGESNQSVRAHSLIVGNCGMLQAGATLLPDAEIDDGVFDIVVMRPRGFFGWVRIGARVFWENAILRSFRRSKIGQTQVGKRIATAAREERPLRYIRGEEFVARLERPDEFEIDGDPVGEVVAFKARIDAGGLRVRVAGPHDQTRNTRRVEDAHS encoded by the coding sequence ATGTCGACACCATCGGAGACCGCGCCCGCGGGCCAGGACGCCCTCCCGACCGAGCAGAAGACGGCCGCGGTCGTCTACAACCCGGTCAAGGTGCACCTGGAGACGCTCAAGAGCACCGTCGCGAAGCACGAGCAGGAGGCCGGCTGGGCCGAGACCCTGTGGTTCGAGACCTCGGAGGAGGACCCGGGCGGCGGCATGGCGAAGGCCGCGCTCGAGGCCGGGGCCGACGTCGTCGCCGCGGCCGGTGGGGACGGCACCGTCCGCGCCGTCGCCGAGGTCGTGCACGGGTCCCCCGCCGCCCTCGCCCTGCTGCCGAGCGGCACCGGCAACCTGCTCGCCCGGAACATCCCGTCGCCCATCGACGACCTGACGGCGAGCGTCCGGACGATCTTCCGGGGCGAGGACCGCCCGATCGACTTCGGCCAGCTCGAGGTCGAGCGCGAGGGCGGCGAGCGCGAGCAGTTCGGCTTCGTCGTCATGGCCGGGCTCGGGCTCGACGCCCGCATGCTCGCCAACACGAACGACGACCTGAAGAAGAAGGTCGGCTGGCTCGCCTACGTCGACTCGCTGTTCCGCTCGGTCCGCGATGCCGACGCCTTCGAGTTCCGCTACCGGCTCGACGGCGAGAGCAACCAGTCGGTGCGCGCGCACTCACTCATCGTCGGCAACTGCGGCATGCTGCAGGCCGGCGCGACGCTCCTGCCGGACGCCGAGATCGACGACGGCGTGTTCGACATCGTCGTCATGCGCCCTCGCGGCTTCTTCGGGTGGGTCCGCATCGGCGCGCGGGTGTTCTGGGAGAACGCGATCCTGCGCTCGTTCCGCCGCTCGAAGATCGGGCAGACCCAGGTCGGGAAGCGCATCGCCACCGCCGCTCGCGAGGAACGCCCCCTGCGGTACATCCGTGGCGAGGAGTTCGTGGCGCGGCTCGAGCGTCCGGACGAGTTCGAGATCGACGGCGACCCGGTCGGCGAGGTCGTCGCGTTCAAGGCGAGGATCGACGCCGGCGGACTCCGGGTGCGCGTCGCCGGCCCGCACGACCAGACCCGCAACACCCGCCGGGTCGAGGACGCCCACAGCTGA